A segment of the Brevundimonas sp. M20 genome:
GCGCGCCCGCTTCGCCAAGGGCGACATGGAGCCGAAGGGGCTGATGTACTACCCGACCGGCACACCGGGCGAGGTCGACTACGCGACCGAAATCCCCAAGGCCATCCGCTGGAACGCCAAAACGATGCAGGCCCCGGTGCCGATCGCCGGGGTGAAGGGCATCCGCTTCCTGGGGCGGAACATCGTGAAGCTGTCGCGCGATGCGAACCGCGACACCTACCTGCCGCTCTATCTGGGCCACATCGTGCGGATGCAGGAGGAGATCGGGACCGGCGGGGCCGGGTTCCGCTTCATCTATGCATCCTTCCTGCAGGAGGCGAGCCGCCTGCTGGGCCAGCCCGCGCTGGCCGACGCAGCGAAGGACCTGACGGCGGCGGGCGACGAGTGGCGGCGGTTCGCCCTGCGCGCCAGCAAGATGTGCCGGGGGCGGGCGCAGATGGATGTGCACGAGCTGGACGCCATCCTGAACGGCATCGCCGACAGGGAACTGGCCGTCTGGAAGAGCCTCCGGCACGTTTAACCGCGCCGGACCTCCAGCAGGATGGCCGCATAGCCGCCGCTGTCGTTGGCGTTGACCTGAAGCAGCACCTCGGCGTCGCCGTCGCGGATGAAGTCGCCCAGGGCGCCGACGCTCTGGCTGTCGTAGCAGGCGCGGCCGTCGGCGGCGTCGGTCAGGCGGCTCAGCCCCGCCTCACGCATCACGCCCGCGACCTCATCCGACGGCAGATACTGGCCGCGGTTGAAGACGGTGCGCGCCGGGTCCAGCGTCTGTTTCGCCAGCCAGTCGGACAGGGCCGCGCGGTCCGCGAAGAAGTCGACCGAACGCAGGGCTGACGGCCCCTGTCCGTCCGCGCGGAGCCAGAGCCAGTGACTGGCCTCGGCGACCGGCGTGCCGTCCTCCAGTCGCAGGCGGCGGCGGTGCACCTCCATCGGCCCCGTGGCGATATCGACCGAACCGACCAGCGCCGAGCTGACCAGCCCCGTCTCGATATCCAGCAGGGCCAGCTGAAGCGCCGTCTCGAAGCTGAAGTGGGTGTTGCTGAGGAAGCAGCTGCGTCCATGCAGGCCGAAATGGCGCGCGACGTAGAAGCAGGCGGCGTTCGACACCGTGTTGATGAAGCTGAGCGGCTTGGGCGGTTCGCCGTGTTTGAACAGCGGCTCCATCACTTCCAGCGTCACCTCCAGATCGCCCCGGCGCGAAGCCATGTAGACGGCGGTTTCGGCAGGCGGGGTCTCCGCGCCGACGCAGCGGGCGGCGCCGATCAGGGCCGACTGGATGAAGCGGCCGATCCGACGCACCGGCTTGCCGGTTTCGGCGGTCAGCAGGGCGCGCAGGTCCGGCGGGATGTCTTCGACGGGGGCGTAATAGTCGCCCAGGGCGTGGATCAGGACTTCAGTCATCGACGTTCGCGATCACGAGCGAGGTGTTGTTTCCGCCGAAGCCGAAATAGTTGAGCATGAAGACGCCCGGCGCCATGGGCTGCGGGGTCTGGAACAGGCTGATCCCCAGTTCGCCCGGCTCGGCGCAGACGCCCGGGACGGCCGGGAAATACCCCTGCTCCAGCAGGGCGCAGAACAGGATCAGTTCATTCAGGCCGCAGGCGCCGAAGGTGTGGCCGATGAAGGGCTTGAGCGCGCAGAGCGGCGGCACGGTCCCGAAGGCGCGGGCCATGCCGGCGGCCTCGGCCTCGTCATTCAGCAGGCTTGCGGTGCCGTGGGTCTTGATGCCCGCGATGCGTCCGGCCTCGACGCCCGCCGAGTCGAGGGCGCGCTGGATGACCTCAAGCACGGTGCTGCCGTCCGGGTTGGCGGCGGACATGCCGAAGATGTCGCAAAGGTTGGCGGCGCCGCGCAGGTGGAAGCCCGAGCTCGCCAAGGCCCCCGCCCCGTTCCCCCGCCGCTTGCCGCCGCTGACCACCACCGCGCCGCAGCCCTCGCCGGGAACCAGTCCGCCGCGCGCGCTGTCAAACGGCTTCATCGTGCCGGTCTTCGACAGCAGGTTCAGTCCCTGGAAGCCCATGGCCGTGATGATGTTCAGGCTCTCGGAACTGACCACCAACGCATGTCCGGCCCGGCCGCTGCGGATCAGGGCGTCGCCGTAGATCAGGGCGTTGGCGCTGGCCGTGCAGGCGGTCGAAACGGTGTAGTCCGGGCCGCCCAGACCGAAACGGCGACGCAGCCGCTCGGCCAGACGGCCGAGGTTGTTGTTGTGGGTCAACGGATGGGCGTCCAGCCCTTCAGCCAGTTCGCGTTGATAGATCGCCTCGGACCGCGAGATATCGACCGACGACGAACCGAGCAGAAGGATCGTGTCGGCGCGCTCCGCGGCGGTGAGGCCGGCGGCCTCGATCGCCTCGGCGCAAACGGCCTCCAACACCGATTCTAGCCGGTTTTCGATATCGACGAGCGGTCGATCCTTGAGCAGCAGGGCGGGCACGACCGCGCGCAGTCCGCCCGCCTCAAGCGGGACGGACGCGGCGTCCGGGGGTGGCGCGAACAGGGCCGCGACATTGGCGGCGACGTCCTGTCCAAGGCAGGTGTGGAGCCCCGCCCCGACGAAATAGCTCCGGCTCATGCGGGCGGCGCGGCCTTGGCGGCGATAATGAAGTCAGCCAGCGCATTGATACTGGCGAAGGCCTTGCGTCCGTCCGGCCCGCCCTCGATCCGCACGCCGTACTGCTTTTGAATCGCCAGACTGACCTGGAGTGCGTCGAGCGAATCGAGATCCAGTGATCCGCCCATCAGCGGTTCATCGACCGGCATGTCGGCGGGGTCGATATCCTTGTCGCACTCTTCGATGATGAGGCGTTTCAGCGCCTCGACCAGTTCGTTGTGGTCCATCGGGCTTGTCATCGGGCTCACTCTCGAAGGCGGAAACGGACCAGGGCCAGGACCATGGCGACCGCCCCGAAGGCGGTCAGTTTGAAGAGTTCAGGCAGAATGTCCACGACGTCGCCGCCGTTCAGCAGCAGAGCCAGGAAACCGTCGACGCCCCACGACATGGGCGACAGCTCGGCGATGCGCTGCATCACCTCGGGCATGACGAATTTGGGCACCATCACCCCACCGATGGCGGCCAGAACGATGCTGCCCAGACCGGCCAGAAGGGTCGCCTGCTCGGTCGTCCGGGCGCTGACCGCGATCAGCAAGGCCAGGCCCAGCGCGGCGATACTGAGCGCCGCCGACAGGGCGATCAGGGCCGGGAGGGAGCCGTTGATCCTGAGCGCATCACCGCCCAGCAGCGGCACCAGCCAGACCCCCGCGGCGAGCATCAGGACGACCTGAAGCTGGTTGATGCCGAAATAGGGGATCAGCTTGCCGAAGAACTGGGCCAGCGGGCCGATGTTGGTCGTCCGGAGCCGGCGTTGGGCGCCGACCTGACGCTCACGGATGAAGCTGTTGGAGAAGGGCACGGCGACGAAGAACAGGGCGAACACCAGCCATGCCGGGACGCTCTGCTGGACCGAACTGGGCGCGGCGTCATGGCCCGCATCGGCGTAGGCGTAGTTGACCGCGACCCGCCCGCCGGTCCCGCGCTTCTCGTTCTCCGGCATGGGGTAGCCGACGCGTTCGAGGATGCGTTCGGAGCGCTGGCGGCCGACGGCCTCGTTCACGGCGGCGACGAAGATTTTCTCGATCTGGCGATTGGTGTCGGCGGCGGTGGTGACAGTGACCAGCGGGGACGGATCGTCCGACGACAGCTCGGCGATGCGGGTCTCGTAGCCCGCCCCGACGTCCAGCAGGAAGGCCGCGTCCTCGGTCCGGAGCAGGGCCTTGGCGGCCTCCGGTCCCGGCTGGACCGACACGGCGCGCAGGTCGAAGGCGTCGTTGGCCTTCAGCCGGTCGATGAAGTCCCGTGACTGTTCCTGGCCGTCCCGATTGACGAACAACACGGCGACGCCCGCGCCGCCGCGCGTCTCGAACATGTCCTGAAGCGCCAGAGACATGATCAGGATGAAGGTCAGGGGCAGGATGAACAGCAGCGCGAGGCCGTGGATATCCCGCGACAGCAACCGCAATTCCTTGACGAAGGACGCCATCAGGGCGGAGCGCTTCATGACGCCGCTCCCTGATCGAGGATCGCCAGATAGGCCTTCTCGAGCCGGGCCACGCCATAGGCGGCCTGTGCGACCTGCGCCTCAGCGCGGGCCAGCAGGGCGAAGGCCCCGGCGGGACCGGCCGCGTCGGACACCGGCAGGGTCAGCGTCAGATCATCAGCCCAGACGACGCCGCCCTCCGACAGGATCGCCCTGCCCTGCGCCGACACCGGCGACAGGAGCCGGACTTCGAGCGCGCCGTGGGCGTAGCGGGTCAGCACCTCCGCCTTCGAGCCGATGGCCAGCACCCGCCCGCGGTCGATGATCGCGAGGTGGTCACACAGCGCCTCGACCTCCTCCATGTAGTGAGAGGTGTAGATGACGGTCACGCCCTCCGCCTTCAGCGCGGCGATGGCCTCAATGATGGTCTGGCGCGAACGCGCGTCGATGCCGACGGTGGGTTCATCGAGATAGAGCACGCGCGGCGCGTTCAGCAGGGCGATGGCCAGATTGAGCCGCCGCTTCTCCCCGCCCGAGAAGGTTTCAGCGCGGCGATCCAGCAGGTCCTGCAATTGACAGGTCTCGACGGCCGCGGCGAAGCGCTCGCGCCAGACGGCGCTGGACAGGCGACAGGCGCCGGCGAAGAAGGACAGGTTCTCGCGCGCCGTGAGGTCCGGATAGAAGGCCAGATTCTGTGGCGCCAAGGCGCCGATCTGGCGCACCGCCTTGAGATCGCGGCGGATCGACAGGCCGTCGATCCTGATCTCGCCCTTCTGTGGAGCCAACAGGCCGGTCAGCAGGCCGAACATCGTGCTCTTGCCCGCGCCGTTCGGCCCCAGCAGGCCGAAGCAGCCGCCCCGCCGCACCGTGAACGAGACGTCGGACAGGGCGTCGCGATCCGCACCGCGATGCCGGTAGAAAAGGTCGGACACCGTGATGAAGCCATCGTCCCCGACCGGGACGGACGCCGGGGTCAGAGGGGGCGACGGGGTCGCGGGGAAGACGTCGTCCTGAATGCCGGCACCCTGTATTCGCGCGGCCAGTCCCCCCAGCCCGGAGCCCGAGCTTTGAAGTCGAACACCGTGACCGTCAAGGCGGGAACCAGCGGCGGATTGTCCGGTCACATTGCCTGTCGAGGGCGGCCGTCGATATAAGACCCCCCTGTCATCAGGAGGGGTTGTGGCGACTGCGGGGGAAGACCGGCGGCATTGGGCCGACATGAGAGAGCGTGGCGCCGCCTGGGGCCCGGCCCTGATGGGCTTCATCTATCGCGTCCTGGGCCGCACAGGCTGCCGGATCGTCGCGACGCCGGTGATTCTGTACTTCTATCTGGCGGGACGGCGGCAGCGGCTGGCGTCGCTGGATTACCTGCGTCGGGTCTGGAAGGCGCAGGGGCGAACGGATCGTCCGGGGCACCCGCAGGCCATCAGGCATTTCCTGGCCTTCGGCGAATCCCTCATCGACAAGATGGAGGCCTGGATCGGTCGCATCGACCGACTGCAGGTGGACGAGATCGAGGGTGACGGTTTCGAGCAGCTGCGCAACGACAAACGCGGGACACTGGTGCTGTCGGCCCACGTCGGCGCCACCGAGATCGTCAGGGCCATCGCCTCGCGACACCAGAAGCGCCGCATCACCATCCTGATCCATTCCCCGCACGCGAAGCGGTACAACGCCCTGATCCAGCGCTACGCGCCACAAAGTCAGATTTCGTTGGTGCAGGTTTCGGCGTTCAATGTGGCCACAGCGGCCGCGCTTTCGGGCTGCATCGAGCGCGGCGAGTGGGTGGTGGTCATGGCCGACCGCATGCCCGTGACCGACACCGGGCGGGCGATCATGGCCGATTTTCTGGGCGCGCCGGCGGCCTTCCCCGAAGGCCCGTTCGTGCTGGCGACAGCCCTCAAATGCCCTGTCTATACGATGTTCTGCTATAAGTTGAACGGTCGTTACCGGGCGCAGGTTTCCCTGTTGAACGACGGGGTCGCCATCCCCCGGGGACAGAGGCAAGCCGCCTTGCAGGAACTGGTGCGTGGCTATGTTGATGCACTGCAAAAACTGGTGCTGGCGGCGCCCTACCAATGGTTCAATTTCTATGCTTATTGGCCTGACGTTGGGGATGCGTCGGGGAACCGCATAAGTGACTAAAATCGTTGAATTTGGCGCCCGGGATTTGACCGTACACGAGGTCTGGTCCCTCTCCCGGCGCGAGGCGGACGCGCGCCTGAGCGAGGCTGCGCTGGAGCGGGTCGCCCGCTCGTCGAACCACATCGACACCCTGCTGGCGCGGGATGGTGAAATCTATGGCGTGACCACCGGCTACGGCGACAGCTGCACGACGCAAATCCCCGCCGAACTGGTCGCCGCACTGCCCCTGCACCTGACGCGTTTCCACGGCGTCGGCATGGGCCGCTTCCTGAATCCGGAAGAGACCCGCGCTGTTATGGCGGTGCGTCTGGCCGCCCTGCTGCGCGGCTGGTCGGGCATCTCGACCGATCTGGCGACTCTGCTGACCGACATGCTGCGCCACGACATCCTGCCGCTGATCCCGGCGGAAGGTTCGGTCGGCGCCAGTGGCGACCTGACGCCGCTCAGCTATATCGCCGGTTCGCTGATCGGCGAGCGGGACGTGCTGTACAAGGGTCAGGTGATGACCGCGTCGGAGGCCTTCGCCCAGACCGGCCTGAAGCCCATCGTCCTGCGGCCCAAGGAAGGGCTGGCGGTGATGAACGGGACGTCGGTGATGACCGGTCTGGCCGCGCTGGCCCTGCATCGCGCCGAAGGACTGGCGCGCCTGTCGGCCCGCCTGACCGCCATGGCGACCATCGGCCTGCTGGGCAATCCGAAGCATTTCGATCCGCGCCTGTCGCTGGCCAAGCCGCACAGCGGTCAGGGCCGGTTCGCCGCGCGCGTGGCCGAGGACCTGGCGCCGTTCGCGGAACTTCACGCGCCGACCCGTTTGCAGGACCGCTATTCGATCCGCTGCGCGCCGCACGTCGTCGGCGTGCTGGAGGACATGATCGAGCCGTTCCGCCAGATGATCGAGATCGAGATCAACAGCGCCAACGACAACCCGCTGTTCGACCCCGAGACTGGCGACGTTCTGCACGGCGGCCACTTCTACGGCGGCCATATCGCCTTCGCGATGGACAGCCTGAAGAACCTCGTGGCCAACGTGGCGGACCTGCTGGACCGTCAGTTCGCCCTGCTGGCCGATGTACGCAGCAACAACGGCCTGCCGCCCAACCTGTCGGGCGCGACCGGCGCCCGCGCCGCGATCAACCACGGCCTGAAGGCGCTGCAGATCGGCGTGTCCGCCTGGACCGCCGAGGCGCTGAAGGGCACCATGCCCGCCAGCGTCTTCTCGCGCTCCACCGAGTGTCACAACCAGGACAAGGTCTCGATGGGCACCATCGCCGCGCGCGACGCCCTGCGGGTGCTGGAGCTGACCGAACAGGTCGCCGCCGCCCACATGGTCGCCTGCGGGCAGGCCCTGCGCCTGCGTCTGAAGTCCGGCGAGATCACCGAGGACATGATCGGCCCCGGCATGGCCGCTCTTGTCGAGGCGGTTCCCTTTATCGAGGAAGACACGCCGCTGGACCGCCGACTGGTCGCCCTGACCGCCCGGATCGCCGAGCGCGACATCCCGCTCGACTGGGCGGAGGACGCGGGAACGAAGGCGTGAAAACCATCGTCAGCGCATCGGCGTCCGCGGTCCCGCAGTTCTTCGACCTCGACCCGATGAACATCGTCTGGCACGGCAACTACCCCCGGTTCCTCGAACTCGGTCGTGTTGCCGTGATGGAGCGGATTGGGTACAGCTATGAGGAGATGGTCGAGAGCGGGTTCGCTTGGCCGATCATTGACTTACGGATGCGATATATTCGGCCGATGCGGCTGAATCAGCCGGTGAAGATCACCGCAGGGATTGTCGAATGGGAGAGCATACTTCGGATCACCTATCTGGTTCAGAACGAGGCAACCGGAGAGAGGGTGATGCGAGCCAGTTCGTCCCAGGTCGCGTTGCGCATCAACACGCAGGAAATGCTCTGGGTTACGCCGCCCGTGTTGCGGGCGCGCTTGGAGCCGTTCTTGTCGCCGGCTGGCTGACGGTCACGCCGGCGCAGGCCGCCTGCGCCAACCCCGAACGCCTGCCCGCCGAGCGCGGCGCCCTGAACTTCGTCCAGACCCGGAACCTGTCGGGCGTGCGCGCGCCGCTGGTGTCGCGCGGTCAGGCCCGGATCACCGACAACCGCGTCGACTGGCACGTCACCGACCCGCTGGACGTCCGCACCGTCATCACGCCGTCCGGCGTGACCCAGTCGGTCGAGAACGGGCCGGCCCAGCGCATGGGAGCCCAGGGCGGTGAAGCCTTCCTGTCGACCGGCCTGCTGGACCTGCTGTCGGGCGACATCGCGGCCATGCGCCGTCACTACAACATCACCCGCCGTCCGGCGGGACCGGGCGGCAGCTGGCGTCTGCGCCTGACGCCGCGCGCCCCGGCGCTGGCCCGTCAGCTTTCGTCCATCGACATCTCGGGCTGCGAACGGGTCAACTCCGTCGAGGTGCTGCAGGCCAACGGCGACCGTATGCAAATCGCGCTTACCCCGGCCCGGAGATAAGACTTGTTCCGGATCGGGGCGGCGGTTCTTTGTGCGCTGTGGTGCCTCGTCGCCTGCGTTTCGATCGGCCTGCGCGTGCAGCAGCCCAACGCCTTCGACGTCGACATCCAGAACCTGCTGCCGCGCACCGCGCTTGAACCCGTCATCCGGGCGGCCGTCGCCGACGCCGGAACCACGGCCTCGCAGCGGGTCGCCGTGCTGGTATCGGCCGAAGACCCGGCCCGCGCGCAGGAAGCCGCCGCCGATCTGGAGCGCAGCTTCGTCGCCGCCGGTTTCGCGCCGGACCACGCCCAGGGCGAGGCGCTGGGCCGCTGGATGTTCGCCAACCGCAACCAGCTGTCGTGCAGCGCCGACCCGGCGAGCTTCGACGCGGCGGCGGTCGAGCGGCGGTCGCAGGTTCTGCTCTATTCCCCCCTGGCCCCGGTCTCGGGCGGCATGCTGGAGAAGGACCCGTTCCTTCTGACCCTGCAACTGGCCGAATGCCTTGCGCCGCCTTCGGGCGGACAGATCGGGGACTCGGTTCTGGTGTCCGGCGTGCTGACCGCGTCGGCCTACCGCATCGACGTACAGGACCGGATCGCCGAGACCTTCACCGGCTGGCAGGGCCGCTGGCCGGGCGTCGAGGCGTCGCGCGCCGGGGTCGTCTTCTTCGCCGAGGACGCGGCCAAGCAGACCCGCAACGAGATGGCCCTGATCACCGGGATCTCCGGCGTGGTCATCCTCGCCCTGCTGCTGGCCTGTTTCCGGCGGCCGCACGCGATTCTGGGCACCTTCGCCGTGACGACCGCGGGCGCCGCGGGGTCGCTGGGCGCCGCCTTCCTGTTCTTCCCCAGCGTTCATGTGCTGGTCTTCGTCTTCGGCTCGGCCCTGATCGGGGTCACGTCCGACTATGCGCTGCACTACCTCGCCACCGGTCCGCAGACAGGCTGGGCCAGCCGTAAGGAACGGCTGAAGGTCATCCGTCGTCCGCTGGCCGTCTGTGCGCTGAGCACCTCGCTGGGCTTCGCCGGGCTGGGCCTGTTCGGCGTCGAGGTCTTCAATCAGGTGGCGGTCTTCTCGGTGGCGGGCATCCTGACGGCCTGGTGGTTCACCATGACCCTCCTGCCGTACCTCGATCCGAAGCCGAGGAAGAACGCCGAAAAGCTGACGGCCTGGTGGAACTGGCTGGAGCGCCCGTTCCTCGCCTTCCGCTGGAAGCGCGCCTATTCGGTCGTCGGCCTGCTGATCGTGCTGGGCGCCGTCGGCGCGGGCGTGGTGCGCTTCAACGTGCTGGACGACGTGCGCCAGTTCCAGCCGCGATCGGCCCAGCTGTCCGCCGAGGAGGCGAAGGTGCGCGAAGCCGTGGGCTTCAGCTCCTCGCCTCAGTTCCTGTTGTCCTTCGGCGCCGACGCACAGGAGGCTCGACGTCGCGAGGAAGCCCGGCTGGCCGGCTGGCCGGCGGATGCGGCCCGCGATGTGCTCGCGGTCAGCCGCTTCGACCCGTCGAACGCACGGCGCGCCGAAAACGAAGCGCGCCTGCGCACGGAACTGTTCGAGCCCCGCCTCGCCGCCCGGGCGCAGGATCTGGGCCTGACAACGGTTGATGCGTTCGCCACGACCGTTCCCGCCCCTGCCCTGCCGCCGCTGATCGCCAATCTGGAAGGCTCGGCCGGCGGACTGCACTATCTCGTGGCGCCGCTGGGGCCGACGGCCGTGAACCAGCCGAAGGAAGACCGTGAAGGCTCACGCGTGGTCGACCCGACGGCGCGCTACACCCAGGCCTTCGCCACCTTCCGCGGACTGGCGGCGGGCGCGGTGCTGGCGACGTTCGCCGCCTGCGCGGTTCTGGTTCTGGTGCTGTACCGGACCTGGCGCGCGCTCGCTATTCTGGCCGCGCCGACCGTCGGCGTGCTGATGGCGGTTGCCCTGCCCTCGGCGCTGGGCATGCCGGTGTCCTTCTTCTCGGTCGCGGCGCTGTTCGTCGTCATCGGCGTGGGCATCGACCATTCGGTCTTCCTGTTCGAGGCGAAAGAGACCGACGGGGAGTCAAAGGAGCTCGTGGTCTTCCTTGCCGGCTTGACCACCATCCTTTCGATGGGGCTTCTGGGGCTGAGCGGGACCTTCCCGGTCGCCAGTTTCGGGATCGCGGTCGCCGTCGGGGTGACTGCCGCGTACCTGTGTTCATTCGTGCCGATCAAAGTGAGGGGGAAGTTGGCTCATGCAAACAAGCAGGACTGATGTCTTGATCATCGGGGCCGGGCCTGCGGGCTCGCTCGCCGCAGCGCTTCTGGCCCGCAAGGGCCATAAGGTCGAGATGATCGAGCGCACCCATTTCCCGCGCTTCTCGATCGGCGAAAGCCTGCTGGCCCAGTCGCTGGAGTTCCTGGGCGACGCCGGTCTGCTGGAGGACATCGAGGCCCACGGCTTCCAGTTCAAGGACGGCGTCGTCTTTGAACGCGCGGGCGTGACCACCCCGATCTATTTCCCCGACAAGAGCGCACCAGGCCGGTCCACGACCTTCCAGGTCATGCGTTCGGAGTTCGACGACCTGCTGGCCAAGGGCGCGGTCAAACAGGGCGCGACGGCCAGCTTCGGTCAGGAAGTCATCGCCTTCGAGAGCGATGACGACGGCGCGGTGGTGACCGTGCGTGACGAAGCCGGCGAGACCCGCCGCATCGAGGCCCGCTTCGTGCTGGACGCCAGCGGCTTCGGGCGGACGCTGAGCAAGCTGTGCGATCTGGAAACCCCGTCGGACTTCCCCACCCGTCGCGCGGTCTTCGGTCAGGTGAAGGACAACATCACCGCCCCGCACTTCGACCGGAACAAGATCCTGGTCACCATCCACCCCGAGAACCCGGTCATCTGGTACTGGCTGATCCCGCTGGCCAACGGCATCTCGTCGGTCGGCGTGGTCGGACCACAGGACGACATCGAGGCCGCCGGCGCGACCGATCACGAACGCCTGTGGAACCTGATCGCCAAGGTTCCGCACAAGCAGGACATCCTGAAGGACGCCGAGGTCTATCGCCCCGCCGCGACCATCGTGGGCTATGCCTGCAATGTGAAGAGCCTGCACGGCCCGAGCTTCGCCCTGCTGGGCAATGCGGCCGAGTTCCTGGACCCGGTCTTCTCGTCGGGCGTGACCATCGCCTTCAAGTCCGCGACCCTCGCCGCCGGTCTGGTGGACCGCCAACTCAAGGGCGAGACCATCGACTGGCAGGAGGAGTTCTCCAGGGAGCTCTACGTCGGCATCGACACCTTCCGGGAGTGCGTGGACGCCTGGTACACGGGCGCCCTGCAGACGATCATCTTCAATCGGCCGAAGGAGATGAACGACATCACCCGCCAGCTGACCTCGGTGCTGGCCGGCTATGCCTGGGATCGCAGCAACATCTTCGTCAAGTCGCCCAAGCGGACGATGCGGACCGTGGAGCAGTGGTGCCTCGCCTGAGGCTGGCGTCAGCGCTGGGCCTGACGGTCCTGCTGCTGACGGTCACGGGGTGCGCGACCGCGCCCCGTGAGCCCTCACACGCGACGGCGGGCGCCGAGTTGCAGGCGCGGATCGCGCCGGACATCGTCCTGACGCTGCCCAGCCCGCCGGCCTATCCGCAGACCCGCACGCTGATGCAGGCCGGACAGATTCGGCATGGCGACCGTCAGGCGGCCTTTGAGTCGATCCTGGCGCTGTCCCCCGACGAGGTGGAGATCGTCATCACCATGGCGGGCGGCGGCTTGCGGCTGTCGACCATCACCTGGACCGCCGCAGGTGTGCGCGAGACCCGTTCGCCCATCGCTCCGGACAGTATTCCGGTGGCGAACATTCTGGCGGACATCTTCATTGCCCTGTGGCCCGCGGAGGCGATCAACGCCGCCCTTCCCGAGGGTGTGACCCTGACCGAAACCGCCGACGGCGGGCGTCAGGTCCGTCGCGGTGATGAACTGATCTCCGAGATCGTGCCGGACGCCGCCAATCCGGCCCGTCGCGTGTCCCGCAATCTGGCCTTCGGTTACGAAGTCACCATCACCAGCCGGTCGCTGGACTGATGGCGACGCCGATCCATATCGCCGACTATTCGGTCGCCTGTGCGCTCGGTGCGGACCGGGAGGCGGTCGCCGCCGCCCTGTTCGCCGCCGAGCCCGTCCGACTGTCGGGTGAAGCCACCCTGACCACGGGCCGGGTCGTGCCGGTCGGACGGCTGCCCTTCGATCTGGACGGCCCGGCGCACGAGACCCGCACCAACCAGATTCTGGCCCACTGCTTTGCGCCCCTGAAGGACGCCGTCGAGGCGGCCAAGGCGCGCTACGGCGCCGACCGGATCGGCGTGGTGATCGGCACCTCGACCTCCGGCATCGGCGAAGCCGGCGAGGCCCTGAAAGCCAGGCTGGCGACCGACCAATGGCCCGAAGGCTTCTCGATCAGGCCACAACAACTGGGCGACAGCGCCGCCTTCACCGCCAGACTGGCCGGTGTTCAGGGCCCGTATTTCTCGGTCTCGACCGCCTGCACCTCGGGCGGACGGGCGTTGGCCTCGGCCGCGCGGCTGATCCAGTCGGGTCTGTGCGACGTGGTGATCTGTGGCGGCGCGGACTCGCTGTGCGACCTGACCCTGAACGGCTTTTCGGCTCTGGGCTCGCTGTCGGGCGTGGTCTGCGCCCCGATGAGCGCGAACCGGGACGGGCTGAACCTCGGCGAGGGCGGCGCCCTGTTCCTGCTGACCCGCGAGCCCGGCCCCTACCGACTGGCGGGATGGGCCGGCA
Coding sequences within it:
- a CDS encoding beta-ketoacyl-ACP synthase, with the translated sequence MATPIHIADYSVACALGADREAVAAALFAAEPVRLSGEATLTTGRVVPVGRLPFDLDGPAHETRTNQILAHCFAPLKDAVEAAKARYGADRIGVVIGTSTSGIGEAGEALKARLATDQWPEGFSIRPQQLGDSAAFTARLAGVQGPYFSVSTACTSGGRALASAARLIQSGLCDVVICGGADSLCDLTLNGFSALGSLSGVVCAPMSANRDGLNLGEGGALFLLTREPGPYRLAGWAGSVDGHHMSAPDPTGRGAEAAMRAALTMAGLKGDAGRNAVDFIHLHGTATPLNDQMEAHVVERVFGLDTPAASTKALTGHTLGAAGAIQAALCLLAMEQGQLPPHVWDGERDPELPVIRLAQAGETASLKAILSASYAFGGNNVALVLTAA